GAGTACCCTTAACAAAATCAAGTTTCAGTCGTGCAAATTCCTCTGCGCTCATTCCTATCTGCTTCAATGCATTGTGCACTGCACAGGGTTTCACCGGCAGGCAGCAAAAGGTAAGTGCTCTTAGATCCCCGCCGCCGCAGATATGCTTGGGAGAATTATACCAGCCATTCATCATCTGTACTGAAGTAACCTGTTCAACTAAGAAACGCAATGTATTGGGATTATTCATAACAGCCCTGGCAACTGATACCATATCAGCACCCCGTGAGAACATAGATTTTGCTGATGAATAGTCTATAATTGAATTGTTACCGATAATGAACAGTGACGTATGGTTCCGTATCTTCCTGATGACATTTACATCAGCACCTCGACCGCCCATTGCATCAATGTGGATTATATGTGCTCCTGCCAGGTCAATGACCTGTGCTACTTCAAGGTCATCCACAACATTGGCCCGTATCTTGACAGATACCACCGCACCTGTACTCCTCACCGTTTCAATGATCTCGCGCAGCGTATCCAGATGTTCAAGCAGCGATTCCCCCGCGCCCAGTTCCATCATTTCAGGCTGGCGGCAGTGGGCATTTATCTCGATACCGGCACCGTACTTTTTAGCAAGGCGCGCGGCATCAGCATAAGCTTCAATATCGGCAGCCCTGACATTGACCATGACAGCGGTGCCGGAATCTACACTGGTGATAGCCTGCAGTTCTGATTCCAGAAATTCCATAGGTGAGTCAGTTATGAATTCTTTTCGTCCACGCTTGACCTCTCGCTGTGCTGCATCGTTGGTCGGTTCATCAAGGTTGTATCCACCCAATATTACCATTCCTGCATGGTCCATGAACCGGGCTGCAAACTTACTATCGGTAATTCCGGCCATCGGAGCTAATGCAATCGGGTTTTTAGGGGTAAGGTATCCGATCTTCAGGTCGAATGGGACAATTATTTCTGTATTCAATGAATTCCCTCGAGTACTATGCAAGACATAACAGGTGTTCATGTAAGGAATGTTCGTGCTTGTTTAAACTATAAAAGTTTAACGGGGAAAAACGTTCTATCAAAAATAATAACGGTAAATAATTAAAATCCAATAACGGTAGTCAATCAGCTCATATAACTATTGAGGCTGAAAATAATCCAACCATTATTATCAGCAAAAACAATCCCGCATACACTGCAGGGCTCCAGGCCAGCACTTTGCGTCCATCCAATACGCTTACAGGCAACATATTAAAACCCGCGAGCAGCAGATTTATCATAACTCCAAGCCGGCCTACTTCGCCCAGGAATCCTGGCTCGCTGATAAGGGGCATGAACACAATGGCCAAAAAAAGGTTCATTGCCGGACCTGATGCAGCTATTCTTCCGTACTGGCTCTTTGATATGTGAGGGCCGAATATCTGCACGGCACCGGGTGCAGCGAACAGGAAACCTAATTGCCATGCCATAAGGATAGCAAAGATAAGCATGCCAATACTCATGCGGAACTCTGCCCATGCCCCATACTGCTGGGCAATGAACTTGTGCCCCATCTCGTGGATAATAAACGATATACCTACCGTGAACAGGGATATCATGAACAGTTCGCCGATGAATGACCCGGTTATCTCGGAACCTGTGGGCTGGCGATTCAGGCGCATCCACCCCAGCATTATAGCAAACGCATAGGAAATAGCCAGCCATGATACGAAAAGATGCTTTAACTCTGTACTGCTGGTATTGAACAGGGCCATTTTCTTTGACCGTACTGTATTATTATGGTTAGACTCGATCTGGGACCAGAGGTTCTCTTGAGGCATCTGATTAAACAATGTGTTTACTACGATTTAATATTTGTTAATAGAAAAGGACATTTTTCGGTGGCTGAACACAATACAATCAGAGGAAATCCAGCAATGTTCTCTGGTTACGTCGTTTATCCAGCAGAATGGACTCAGGGTACCATTCCTCTTTCCTGGTATTGAGCCGGGTTGACATATCGGTCAGGGCAGCATCAACGGAGTCGAATTTCAAAGGCGGCATTGACATGGCATACCTGGCAGCCTCCCGCACAACCCAAACCCCCAGGGGTGCCCAGTAGTCAGGGGTGATCTCCCGTATGGCAAAAACACTGGCACTGCGGCGCAGGTCATGCAGATGCTCCTGCACAGGCAACCTGGCAGCATAGTACCCGCCGCCCAGATTTGAGTACCTCTTCTTTCCGCTGTGGTCTTCCTGGTCAGCCTCGATAACGGTGGTCCCGCCAGTCCATACTGCTCTTGGCATCCATATCTCGATAAGTTCGAATGCCGGTGGTCCTGGAATGACCAGTATTTCGAAATGATTGCCATGTAGTCCCCCGCTGAATACCTGTATCTCACCAGTTTCAGGGTAATACCTGATATCCTCAGCAAGCATCTTGCCTATCATATCATCAGTGGCAGTGATGGACCAGCGGGTAGGTACAATCGTGCGCTTCTTCCCCAACAACCCGATGGAAAGCAGCCTGTTGATGTGGTCTGTGGAAACATCTGCACGGTACATCTCCCTGATGGCATCTACTGCTGCAACATCACTATCGCCC
The nucleotide sequence above comes from ANME-2 cluster archaeon. Encoded proteins:
- a CDS encoding methanogenesis marker 9 domain-containing protein; this translates as MNTCYVLHSTRGNSLNTEIIVPFDLKIGYLTPKNPIALAPMAGITDSKFAARFMDHAGMVILGGYNLDEPTNDAAQREVKRGRKEFITDSPMEFLESELQAITSVDSGTAVMVNVRAADIEAYADAARLAKKYGAGIEINAHCRQPEMMELGAGESLLEHLDTLREIIETVRSTGAVVSVKIRANVVDDLEVAQVIDLAGAHIIHIDAMGGRGADVNVIRKIRNHTSLFIIGNNSIIDYSSAKSMFSRGADMVSVARAVMNNPNTLRFLVEQVTSVQMMNGWYNSPKHICGGGDLRALTFCCLPVKPCAVHNALKQIGMSAEEFARLKLDFVKGTPLEYGDSTCFGSMAWCCKISKPCFLRDGVLEVVGVSDMEFMQIKKRMSQEILSHRKK
- a CDS encoding Nre family DNA repair protein; the protein is MTSLCVSCKGKGRCGRPACPVLEKFKPLGTTEKLSDNIFGSSPPSVFVGRYGYPQVSAGPLVPPDVLGAAAENYDAPDSWNNLDIGEIIALRSSLVRSNMHFNVKDAGKPDAMLQKTQELALSGTPVDTEVWFRKPPRMDLRFDGVLSPMGPAGEVTRLDIAQNPVVPRHVDRAVGDSDVAAVDAIREMYRADVSTDHINRLLSIGLLGKKRTIVPTRWSITATDDMIGKMLAEDIRYYPETGEIQVFSGGLHGNHFEILVIPGPPAFELIEIWMPRAVWTGGTTVIEADQEDHSGKKRYSNLGGGYYAARLPVQEHLHDLRRSASVFAIREITPDYWAPLGVWVVREAARYAMSMPPLKFDSVDAALTDMSTRLNTRKEEWYPESILLDKRRNQRTLLDFL